In Xyrauchen texanus isolate HMW12.3.18 chromosome 13, RBS_HiC_50CHRs, whole genome shotgun sequence, a single genomic region encodes these proteins:
- the LOC127654175 gene encoding transmembrane protein 131-like isoform X1 — protein MASKNTAQSSTRSTRTKSPCVGIMRLLFIAFIHMAEANKQAFIQSDNILEVLHFGEGGLLQTESDIDLSSYHQKSASSQRGNSRPIRFEPPLLDFHEEPVGMPKMEKVYLHNPSSEEISLISISATTSHFHASFFQNRIIPPGGNTSFDVVFLARVVGNVENTLFINTSHHGVFTYQVFGVGIPNPYRLRPFVGARVPVNSSFSPLISIFNPHSEPLQVVEMYTSGGDLHLELPTGQQGGTKQLWEIAPFETKGVMRASFSSRDADNHTAFIRIKTNASNDDEFIILPVEVEVTTAPGIYSSTEMLDFGTLRSQDRPKQLNLHLLNSGTKDVSIMSVRPTPSNEAVAVEFKQITLKAGESRYTKVASISFDALNARSLDQFSGKITVKAKEKSYSKLEIPYQAEVLEGYLGFDHTATLFHIRDSPVDPVDRPIYLTNTFNFAIRIHNVSLPEEAKTMFNVHNFSTPVLILPHESRYIFSLLFRPVRPSIHIDSNILLITNASKFHLPVRAYTGFLEPIVLPPCPQEHILDFGVLSATDTSSLVFVVVNSNPIELEMKSWLVTGDSLSMELLNTERGNRSEALSRIRELQNTSATQYKTVILASGYYAVFKVTLVAKALEGVYDGAIHITTDYEILTIPVKALIAVGTLSCSPKHIILPPSFPGKVVHQGFSIQSSFSQKVRLQQIRSLTEDVRFYFKRLRNNKVDLEPRRKSKIANIYFDASLQCGDHCYVGLPFVLKSESRPHGLFMQEDIWDTDVDLHQRLLKRWKELKEQSGFEIEAFLEVNTDLQKNVQAKISVQLTWPSLVNSSQQIHFPLTSINSSSEEEVILENPADVPVYVQVIPVTLYPNPSVFTGQLADRFPLRKLSNINIDTNTLEFQVQKNQSSVMKNSTGFAEGLIRPYVYNLLLMPGEVKTFNVRFRPISNHIVSSLLVVRNNLTVVDLIMVHGQGTTESLKLAGKAPGVGSSLRFKLTETFLKDCSEVKTKEPNFTLRRTFRLENTGLLPIHIRSMEISGNACEGYGFKVLNCEEFALKPNTSKDLVILFTPDFTSSRLFRELKLVTAGGSVFVFGLNASLPYHMLAVCAEMLPRPNWELELYIIVSLIMSFMFLLVIATAYLEAQGIWEPFKRRLSVESNSPMETGKPFDFREIVRIQSDANLNDFADSNQNSTRGMYGSGGGGRAAGRQNGPHSNSNGNGILPDSKPRSGPGRSGSMQFSSTFLLNKDSGQGLNQLTNRKARNSKQQQGSGLLEDLQSSGPSQSNRSHSTEDQDYNRLLVAMDKDLDRPESPAINLSSEQNSQPPSQNKVLESKGKLKNKTKALKKKEEKERKTKGKTQGEDSKEPLADNDDSSSTTTETSNPDVEANSKEEPVNAKGKTVTMDNGKEEITPSHTKPKTKKQSATKENLVEKSSSLELPYVTPLEKQDKQRKTFTKTLANTGLHSVSKQRALSNMVSGKIGDERPSQLGKFLYNDSMQELGHSSGSEGEKESPPPEWDVPFNKTDIDSLQQISMQTMHADPFLKGPNSVISRTCSPPPSSPNLVPRGSYNIMLHTSSESNLKKAPGNKLTKSASLPGQNGNPTFAAVAAGYDKSPGGSGSGKTDGLGKVTLSHMTSVESDGSDSSGLWSPIENTNSPSFGTVNSFSAFGPNNPLNLSGVFRGMTVPKSSEPQQSWPEYTPVFPSVWDTEPSNSWATSTGSPATPTTSILGNARSPWSFSSSIWSTGSDTTLHPFNPPTSSTLTNLVSHTAPPTPAPNDMGRTFNPWSMGWSPSLNRWNSEPWPNSPDNNNGI, from the exons TGCATCCTCTCAGAGGGGGAACAGCAGACCTATACGCTTTGAGCCTCCACTGCTGGACTTTCATGAAGA GCCAGTTGGAATGCCAAAAATGGAAAAAGTTTACTTGCACAATCCAAGTTCAGAAGAAATAAGTTTAATATCAATATCAGCAACAACATCACATTTTCATGCATCCTTTTTTCAGAATAGG ATAATTCCACCTGGAGGTAACACCTCATTTGATGTTGTGTTTCTAGCTCGAGTAGTAGGGAATGTAGAAAATACCTTATTTATTAACACATCACATCATGGAGTGTTTACATACCAG GTGTTTGGTGTGGGTATCCCAAATCCTTACAGACTCAGGCCCTTTGTAGGGGCTAGAGTTCCAGTAAATAGCAGCTTCTCACCACTCATAAGTATCTTCAACCCACACAGTGAACCACTCCAG GTTGTAGAAATGTATACCAGTGGAGGAGACCTACATTTAGAGCTGCCTACTGGACAGCAGGGTGGCACCAAACAATTATGG gaGATTGCTCCATTTGAGACGAAGGGCGTAATGAGAGCCAGCTTCTCCTCTCGAGATGCTGACAACCACACAGCCTTTATTAGAATTAAAACTAATGCGTCCAACGACGACGAGTTTATAATCCTCCCTGTAGAGGTTGAAGTCACCACAG CACCTGGAATATACTCCTCTACAGAGATGCTGGACTTTGGTACACTTCGATCGCAAG ATCGACCAAAACAACTGAATTTGCATCTGTTAAATTCAGGAACAAAAGACGTATCAATCATG AGTGTTCGGCCAACTCCATCTAATGAAGCTGTTGCAGTTGAGTTCAAGCAAATCACACTAAAAGCTGGAGAGAGCCGATATACCAAAGTCGCAAGTATTAGCTTTGATG CTTTAAATGCAAGAAGCTTAGACCAGTTTTCTGGGAAAATAACAGTGAAGGCAAAAGAGAAAAGCTACTCAAAACTTGAAATCCCTTACCAAGCTGAGGTTTTAGAAGG GTACCTGGGCTTTGACCACACAGCCACCCTGTTCCACATCAGAGACAGCCCTGTAGATCCAGTTGACAGGCCCATCTACCTCACCAATACCTTCAACTTTGCCATACGCATCCACAATGTGTCCCTGCCTGAGGAGGCCAAGACCATGTTCAAT gtgCATAATTTCAGCACGCCGGTACTTATCCTTCCGCATGAGTCGCGCTACATTTTCTCCCTTCTGTTCCGACCAGTACGACCCTCCATCCACATCGACAGCAACATCCTCCTCATCACCAATGCATCAAAATTTCACCTGCCAGTCAGGGCCTACACCGGCTTCTTGGAG CCCATTGTTCTTCCTCCATGTCCTCAAGAGCACATCTTGGACTTTGGTGTCTTAAGTGCCACGGACACCAGCAGTTTGGTGTTTGTGGTGGTCAACAGTAATCCAATAGAG TTGGAGATGAAGTCATGGTTGGTGACAGGAGACAGTCTATCAATGGAGTTGCTTAACACAGAAAGAGGGAACAGAAGTGAAGCACTGAGCAGAATCAGAGAACTCCAAAACACCTCGGCCACCCAGTACAAAACT GTAATTTTAGCCTCAGGCTATTATGCAGTGTTTAAAGTTACCTTGGTGGCTAAAGCTTTAGAGGGAGTCTATGATGGAGCCATACACATTACAACAGACTATGAG ATATTGACCATACCTGTAAAGGCTCTCATAGCGGTAGGAACTTTAAGCTGTTCACCCAAGCACATCATTCTGCCCCCTTCCTTCCCG ggAAAAGTAGTTCACCAAGGGTTCAGCATCCAGAGTTCATTCTCACAGAAAGTAAGGCTTCAACAAATTCGTTCTCTCACTGAGGATGTCCGGTTTTACTTCAAGCGACTTCGCAATAACAAAGTGGATTTGGAACCCAGACGAAAGTCCAAG AtagcaaacatttattttgatgccAGCTTGCAGTGTGGTGATCATTGTTATGTGGGATTGCCATTTGTGCTGAAAT CGGAGTCCAGGCCTCATGGTTTGTTTATGCAGGAGGACATATGGGACACTGATGTAGATCTACATCAGCGGCTCCTGAAAAGATGGAAAGAGCTCAAAGAGCAATCAGGCTTTGA GATTGAAGCTTTTCTTGAAGTGAACACAGATCTGCAGAAGAACGTGCAGGCCAAAATCTCTGTGCAGCTCACATGGCCCTCGCTGGTCAACTCATCACAACAGATCCATTTCCCTCTTACAAGCATCAACAGCTCCTCG GAAGAAGAAGTGATTCTAGAAAACCCTGCCGATGTCCCAGTCTATGTTCAGGTTATTCCTGTGACTTTGTACCCAAATCCTTCAGTGTTCACAGGACAACTTGCTGACAG GTTCCCTTTAAGAAAGTTGTCAAACATCAACATTGACACAAATACACTGGAATTTCAGGTCCAGAAAAACCAA tCTTCAGTAATGAAGAACTCTACAGGATTTGCTGAAGGGTTGATTCGGCCTTACGTGTACAACTTGCTCCTTATGCCTGGGGAGGTAAAGACCTTCAATGTGAGGTTCAGACCCATCAGCAATCACATTGTCTCCTCTCTGCTGGTCGTCAG GAACAACTTGACAGTAGTAGACTTGATCATGGTCCATGGACAAGGCACCACAGAGAGTCTGAAACTAGCTGGTAAAGCTCCGGGTGTTGGCAGCTCTCTGAGATTTAAACTTACCGAGACATTCCTCAAAGACTGTTCAGAAG TAAAAACCAAGGAACCAAACTTCACTCTTCGAAGGACTTTCAGGCTGGAGAACACGGGGCTTCTCCCAATTCACATCCGATCTATGGAGATCAGTGGCAATGCATGTGAGGGCTATGGATTCAAAGTTCTCAACTGTGAAGAATTTGCACTCAAACCAAACACTTCAAAAGACCTCGTCATACT GTTTACACCAGATTTCACATCATCTCGATTGTTCCGGGAGCTGAAGTTGGTGACTGCAGGGGGCTCAGTGTTTGTGTTTGGACTGAATGCCTCATTGCCATATCACATGCTGGCAGTTTGTGCTGAGATGCTTCCCCGGCCCAACTGGGAGCTTGAGCTGTACATCATCGTCTCCCTCATCATGAG CTTCATGTTCCTGCTGGTCATCGCCACTGCCTATCTGGAGGCCCAAGGAATATGGGAGCCTTTCAAACGACGACTGTCTGTGGAATCCAACTCTCCCATGGAGACTGGAAAACCATTTGATTTCAGGGAAATTGTACGAATTCAAAGTGATGCTAA CTTGAATGATTTTGCTGACTCAAACCAGAACTCGACAAGAGGAATGTACGGGTCAGGTGGTGGCGGGCGGGCTGCGGGTCGGCAAAATGGTCCACACTCCAATTCCAATGGCAATGGTATTCTGCCAGACAGCAAGCCCAGATCTGGTCCAGGCCGCTCTGGATCTATGCAATTCTCCTCCACCTTTCTGCTTAATAAAGATAGTGGTCAGGGTCTCAACCAGTTGACTAACCGAAAGGCCCGGAATTCCAAGCAGCAGCAAGGCTCCGGCCTCCTAGAGGACCTCCAGAGCTCAGGACCATCACAGTCCAACAGGTCCCACAGTACAGAGGATCAGGATTACAACAGACTCCTGGTAGCCATGGATAAAGATCTTGACAGGCCTGAGTCTCCTGCCATAAACTTGTCTTCTGAACAGAATTCACAACCGCCATCACAAAACAAAG TGCTTGAATCAAAAGGGAAACTGAAGAATAAAACAAAAGCTCTTAAAAagaaagaggagaaagaaaggaagacaaAGGGAAAGACTCAAGGAGAAGATTCAAAAGAGCCACTAGCAGACAATGATGACAGCTCCTCTACAACCACAGAGACCTCTAACCCAGACGTAGAGGCCAATAGTAAAGAG GAGCCAGTAAATGCGAAAGGCAAAACAGTGACAATGGACAATGGAAAAGAAGAAATTACTCCCTCCCACACTAAACCAAAAACTAAGAAACAATCAGCCACAAAGGAGAATCTGGTGGAGAAATCCAG CTCTCTAGAACTCCCTTACGTCACCCCCCTGGAAAAACAGGACAAGCAGCGTAAGACATTCACCAAAACACTGGCCAATACAGGACTTCACAGTGTCTCCAAACAACGGGCTCTGAGCAATA TGGTCAGTGGGAAGATTGGGGATGAGCGTCCATCACAACTTGGAAAGTTTCTGTACAATGACTCCATGCAGGAGCTGGGCCATAGCAGTGGATCTGAAGGGGAGAAAGAGTCTCCTCCACCAGAATGGGATGTTCCCTTCAACAAAACTG ACATAGACAGTCTTCAGCAGATATCTATGCAGACCATGCATGCAGACCCATTCCTGAAAGGACCCAATTCAGTTATCTCCAGAACCTGTTCCCCACCCCCGTCCTCCCCAAACCTGGTGCCTCGTGGAAGCTACAACATCATGCTCCACACCAGCAG cgAGTCTAATTTAAAGAAGGCTCCAGGGAATAAGCTCACCAAGTCGGCTTCGCTGCCTGGTCAAAATGGAAATCCAACTTTTGCAGCTGTAGCCGCTGGCTATGACAAAAGCCCTG GTGGTAGTGGCTCAGGTAAGACTGATGGTCTTGGGAAGGTGACACTGTCTCACATGACATCAGTGGAGAGTGACGGATCTGACAG TTCTGGACTGTGGAGCCCAATAGAAAACACCAACAGCCCTAGTTTTGGTACAGTTAACTCTTTCTCTGCTTTTGGACCCAACAACCCACTCAACCTCTCTGGAG TTTTCAGAGGCATGACTGTTCCAAAGAGCTCAGAGCCCCAGCAGAGTTGGCCAGAATACACTCCAGTGTTCCCGTCTGTTTGGGATACTGAGCCTTCTAATTCCTGGGCTACCAGCACTGGATCGCCAGCAACTCCAACAACT
- the LOC127654175 gene encoding transmembrane protein 131-like isoform X2, with translation MASKNTAQSSTRSTRTKSPCVGIMRLLFIAFIHMAEANKQAFIQSDNILEVLHFGEGGLLQTESDIDLSSYHQKSASSQRGNSRPIRFEPPLLDFHEEPVGMPKMEKVYLHNPSSEEISLISISATTSHFHASFFQNRIIPPGGNTSFDVVFLARVVGNVENTLFINTSHHGVFTYQVFGVGIPNPYRLRPFVGARVPVNSSFSPLISIFNPHSEPLQVVEMYTSGGDLHLELPTGQQGGTKQLWIAPFETKGVMRASFSSRDADNHTAFIRIKTNASNDDEFIILPVEVEVTTAPGIYSSTEMLDFGTLRSQDRPKQLNLHLLNSGTKDVSIMSVRPTPSNEAVAVEFKQITLKAGESRYTKVASISFDALNARSLDQFSGKITVKAKEKSYSKLEIPYQAEVLEGYLGFDHTATLFHIRDSPVDPVDRPIYLTNTFNFAIRIHNVSLPEEAKTMFNVHNFSTPVLILPHESRYIFSLLFRPVRPSIHIDSNILLITNASKFHLPVRAYTGFLEPIVLPPCPQEHILDFGVLSATDTSSLVFVVVNSNPIELEMKSWLVTGDSLSMELLNTERGNRSEALSRIRELQNTSATQYKTVILASGYYAVFKVTLVAKALEGVYDGAIHITTDYEILTIPVKALIAVGTLSCSPKHIILPPSFPGKVVHQGFSIQSSFSQKVRLQQIRSLTEDVRFYFKRLRNNKVDLEPRRKSKIANIYFDASLQCGDHCYVGLPFVLKSESRPHGLFMQEDIWDTDVDLHQRLLKRWKELKEQSGFEIEAFLEVNTDLQKNVQAKISVQLTWPSLVNSSQQIHFPLTSINSSSEEEVILENPADVPVYVQVIPVTLYPNPSVFTGQLADRFPLRKLSNINIDTNTLEFQVQKNQSSVMKNSTGFAEGLIRPYVYNLLLMPGEVKTFNVRFRPISNHIVSSLLVVRNNLTVVDLIMVHGQGTTESLKLAGKAPGVGSSLRFKLTETFLKDCSEVKTKEPNFTLRRTFRLENTGLLPIHIRSMEISGNACEGYGFKVLNCEEFALKPNTSKDLVILFTPDFTSSRLFRELKLVTAGGSVFVFGLNASLPYHMLAVCAEMLPRPNWELELYIIVSLIMSFMFLLVIATAYLEAQGIWEPFKRRLSVESNSPMETGKPFDFREIVRIQSDANLNDFADSNQNSTRGMYGSGGGGRAAGRQNGPHSNSNGNGILPDSKPRSGPGRSGSMQFSSTFLLNKDSGQGLNQLTNRKARNSKQQQGSGLLEDLQSSGPSQSNRSHSTEDQDYNRLLVAMDKDLDRPESPAINLSSEQNSQPPSQNKVLESKGKLKNKTKALKKKEEKERKTKGKTQGEDSKEPLADNDDSSSTTTETSNPDVEANSKEEPVNAKGKTVTMDNGKEEITPSHTKPKTKKQSATKENLVEKSSSLELPYVTPLEKQDKQRKTFTKTLANTGLHSVSKQRALSNMVSGKIGDERPSQLGKFLYNDSMQELGHSSGSEGEKESPPPEWDVPFNKTDIDSLQQISMQTMHADPFLKGPNSVISRTCSPPPSSPNLVPRGSYNIMLHTSSESNLKKAPGNKLTKSASLPGQNGNPTFAAVAAGYDKSPGGSGSGKTDGLGKVTLSHMTSVESDGSDSSGLWSPIENTNSPSFGTVNSFSAFGPNNPLNLSGVFRGMTVPKSSEPQQSWPEYTPVFPSVWDTEPSNSWATSTGSPATPTTSILGNARSPWSFSSSIWSTGSDTTLHPFNPPTSSTLTNLVSHTAPPTPAPNDMGRTFNPWSMGWSPSLNRWNSEPWPNSPDNNNGI, from the exons TGCATCCTCTCAGAGGGGGAACAGCAGACCTATACGCTTTGAGCCTCCACTGCTGGACTTTCATGAAGA GCCAGTTGGAATGCCAAAAATGGAAAAAGTTTACTTGCACAATCCAAGTTCAGAAGAAATAAGTTTAATATCAATATCAGCAACAACATCACATTTTCATGCATCCTTTTTTCAGAATAGG ATAATTCCACCTGGAGGTAACACCTCATTTGATGTTGTGTTTCTAGCTCGAGTAGTAGGGAATGTAGAAAATACCTTATTTATTAACACATCACATCATGGAGTGTTTACATACCAG GTGTTTGGTGTGGGTATCCCAAATCCTTACAGACTCAGGCCCTTTGTAGGGGCTAGAGTTCCAGTAAATAGCAGCTTCTCACCACTCATAAGTATCTTCAACCCACACAGTGAACCACTCCAG GTTGTAGAAATGTATACCAGTGGAGGAGACCTACATTTAGAGCTGCCTACTGGACAGCAGGGTGGCACCAAACAATTATGG ATTGCTCCATTTGAGACGAAGGGCGTAATGAGAGCCAGCTTCTCCTCTCGAGATGCTGACAACCACACAGCCTTTATTAGAATTAAAACTAATGCGTCCAACGACGACGAGTTTATAATCCTCCCTGTAGAGGTTGAAGTCACCACAG CACCTGGAATATACTCCTCTACAGAGATGCTGGACTTTGGTACACTTCGATCGCAAG ATCGACCAAAACAACTGAATTTGCATCTGTTAAATTCAGGAACAAAAGACGTATCAATCATG AGTGTTCGGCCAACTCCATCTAATGAAGCTGTTGCAGTTGAGTTCAAGCAAATCACACTAAAAGCTGGAGAGAGCCGATATACCAAAGTCGCAAGTATTAGCTTTGATG CTTTAAATGCAAGAAGCTTAGACCAGTTTTCTGGGAAAATAACAGTGAAGGCAAAAGAGAAAAGCTACTCAAAACTTGAAATCCCTTACCAAGCTGAGGTTTTAGAAGG GTACCTGGGCTTTGACCACACAGCCACCCTGTTCCACATCAGAGACAGCCCTGTAGATCCAGTTGACAGGCCCATCTACCTCACCAATACCTTCAACTTTGCCATACGCATCCACAATGTGTCCCTGCCTGAGGAGGCCAAGACCATGTTCAAT gtgCATAATTTCAGCACGCCGGTACTTATCCTTCCGCATGAGTCGCGCTACATTTTCTCCCTTCTGTTCCGACCAGTACGACCCTCCATCCACATCGACAGCAACATCCTCCTCATCACCAATGCATCAAAATTTCACCTGCCAGTCAGGGCCTACACCGGCTTCTTGGAG CCCATTGTTCTTCCTCCATGTCCTCAAGAGCACATCTTGGACTTTGGTGTCTTAAGTGCCACGGACACCAGCAGTTTGGTGTTTGTGGTGGTCAACAGTAATCCAATAGAG TTGGAGATGAAGTCATGGTTGGTGACAGGAGACAGTCTATCAATGGAGTTGCTTAACACAGAAAGAGGGAACAGAAGTGAAGCACTGAGCAGAATCAGAGAACTCCAAAACACCTCGGCCACCCAGTACAAAACT GTAATTTTAGCCTCAGGCTATTATGCAGTGTTTAAAGTTACCTTGGTGGCTAAAGCTTTAGAGGGAGTCTATGATGGAGCCATACACATTACAACAGACTATGAG ATATTGACCATACCTGTAAAGGCTCTCATAGCGGTAGGAACTTTAAGCTGTTCACCCAAGCACATCATTCTGCCCCCTTCCTTCCCG ggAAAAGTAGTTCACCAAGGGTTCAGCATCCAGAGTTCATTCTCACAGAAAGTAAGGCTTCAACAAATTCGTTCTCTCACTGAGGATGTCCGGTTTTACTTCAAGCGACTTCGCAATAACAAAGTGGATTTGGAACCCAGACGAAAGTCCAAG AtagcaaacatttattttgatgccAGCTTGCAGTGTGGTGATCATTGTTATGTGGGATTGCCATTTGTGCTGAAAT CGGAGTCCAGGCCTCATGGTTTGTTTATGCAGGAGGACATATGGGACACTGATGTAGATCTACATCAGCGGCTCCTGAAAAGATGGAAAGAGCTCAAAGAGCAATCAGGCTTTGA GATTGAAGCTTTTCTTGAAGTGAACACAGATCTGCAGAAGAACGTGCAGGCCAAAATCTCTGTGCAGCTCACATGGCCCTCGCTGGTCAACTCATCACAACAGATCCATTTCCCTCTTACAAGCATCAACAGCTCCTCG GAAGAAGAAGTGATTCTAGAAAACCCTGCCGATGTCCCAGTCTATGTTCAGGTTATTCCTGTGACTTTGTACCCAAATCCTTCAGTGTTCACAGGACAACTTGCTGACAG GTTCCCTTTAAGAAAGTTGTCAAACATCAACATTGACACAAATACACTGGAATTTCAGGTCCAGAAAAACCAA tCTTCAGTAATGAAGAACTCTACAGGATTTGCTGAAGGGTTGATTCGGCCTTACGTGTACAACTTGCTCCTTATGCCTGGGGAGGTAAAGACCTTCAATGTGAGGTTCAGACCCATCAGCAATCACATTGTCTCCTCTCTGCTGGTCGTCAG GAACAACTTGACAGTAGTAGACTTGATCATGGTCCATGGACAAGGCACCACAGAGAGTCTGAAACTAGCTGGTAAAGCTCCGGGTGTTGGCAGCTCTCTGAGATTTAAACTTACCGAGACATTCCTCAAAGACTGTTCAGAAG TAAAAACCAAGGAACCAAACTTCACTCTTCGAAGGACTTTCAGGCTGGAGAACACGGGGCTTCTCCCAATTCACATCCGATCTATGGAGATCAGTGGCAATGCATGTGAGGGCTATGGATTCAAAGTTCTCAACTGTGAAGAATTTGCACTCAAACCAAACACTTCAAAAGACCTCGTCATACT GTTTACACCAGATTTCACATCATCTCGATTGTTCCGGGAGCTGAAGTTGGTGACTGCAGGGGGCTCAGTGTTTGTGTTTGGACTGAATGCCTCATTGCCATATCACATGCTGGCAGTTTGTGCTGAGATGCTTCCCCGGCCCAACTGGGAGCTTGAGCTGTACATCATCGTCTCCCTCATCATGAG CTTCATGTTCCTGCTGGTCATCGCCACTGCCTATCTGGAGGCCCAAGGAATATGGGAGCCTTTCAAACGACGACTGTCTGTGGAATCCAACTCTCCCATGGAGACTGGAAAACCATTTGATTTCAGGGAAATTGTACGAATTCAAAGTGATGCTAA CTTGAATGATTTTGCTGACTCAAACCAGAACTCGACAAGAGGAATGTACGGGTCAGGTGGTGGCGGGCGGGCTGCGGGTCGGCAAAATGGTCCACACTCCAATTCCAATGGCAATGGTATTCTGCCAGACAGCAAGCCCAGATCTGGTCCAGGCCGCTCTGGATCTATGCAATTCTCCTCCACCTTTCTGCTTAATAAAGATAGTGGTCAGGGTCTCAACCAGTTGACTAACCGAAAGGCCCGGAATTCCAAGCAGCAGCAAGGCTCCGGCCTCCTAGAGGACCTCCAGAGCTCAGGACCATCACAGTCCAACAGGTCCCACAGTACAGAGGATCAGGATTACAACAGACTCCTGGTAGCCATGGATAAAGATCTTGACAGGCCTGAGTCTCCTGCCATAAACTTGTCTTCTGAACAGAATTCACAACCGCCATCACAAAACAAAG TGCTTGAATCAAAAGGGAAACTGAAGAATAAAACAAAAGCTCTTAAAAagaaagaggagaaagaaaggaagacaaAGGGAAAGACTCAAGGAGAAGATTCAAAAGAGCCACTAGCAGACAATGATGACAGCTCCTCTACAACCACAGAGACCTCTAACCCAGACGTAGAGGCCAATAGTAAAGAG GAGCCAGTAAATGCGAAAGGCAAAACAGTGACAATGGACAATGGAAAAGAAGAAATTACTCCCTCCCACACTAAACCAAAAACTAAGAAACAATCAGCCACAAAGGAGAATCTGGTGGAGAAATCCAG CTCTCTAGAACTCCCTTACGTCACCCCCCTGGAAAAACAGGACAAGCAGCGTAAGACATTCACCAAAACACTGGCCAATACAGGACTTCACAGTGTCTCCAAACAACGGGCTCTGAGCAATA TGGTCAGTGGGAAGATTGGGGATGAGCGTCCATCACAACTTGGAAAGTTTCTGTACAATGACTCCATGCAGGAGCTGGGCCATAGCAGTGGATCTGAAGGGGAGAAAGAGTCTCCTCCACCAGAATGGGATGTTCCCTTCAACAAAACTG ACATAGACAGTCTTCAGCAGATATCTATGCAGACCATGCATGCAGACCCATTCCTGAAAGGACCCAATTCAGTTATCTCCAGAACCTGTTCCCCACCCCCGTCCTCCCCAAACCTGGTGCCTCGTGGAAGCTACAACATCATGCTCCACACCAGCAG cgAGTCTAATTTAAAGAAGGCTCCAGGGAATAAGCTCACCAAGTCGGCTTCGCTGCCTGGTCAAAATGGAAATCCAACTTTTGCAGCTGTAGCCGCTGGCTATGACAAAAGCCCTG GTGGTAGTGGCTCAGGTAAGACTGATGGTCTTGGGAAGGTGACACTGTCTCACATGACATCAGTGGAGAGTGACGGATCTGACAG TTCTGGACTGTGGAGCCCAATAGAAAACACCAACAGCCCTAGTTTTGGTACAGTTAACTCTTTCTCTGCTTTTGGACCCAACAACCCACTCAACCTCTCTGGAG TTTTCAGAGGCATGACTGTTCCAAAGAGCTCAGAGCCCCAGCAGAGTTGGCCAGAATACACTCCAGTGTTCCCGTCTGTTTGGGATACTGAGCCTTCTAATTCCTGGGCTACCAGCACTGGATCGCCAGCAACTCCAACAACT